TGTTTTTCAAGCTGGTGAATGATACCTTTCCCCCGTTTTTTAAATCCCATCCGTCTCTCGTTTCATTTCCACCCGAGGAGGCTGTTCAAGCATATGCCTGCTGTCAAAGTCCGTGAAGGCGAAAGTTTTGAAAAGGCCCTGCGCCGTTTTACCAAAGCATGTGAGAAAGCCGGCTTGATGTCGGAGCTGAAGAAGCGCCGGCACTTCGAAAAGCCCAGCGAGAAGAAGAAGCGCAAAATGAAAATCGCGCGCCGCAAGGCCCGACGCCTGGCGACGCTGGAAAGCAGATAGCGAGCCGGTTGCCTCCACCGGCCCACCGAGCCTGGGAGCCGCAGTGGAGCGGCGCAGCCGGCTGCAGGAGACAGCGATGACGTTGCTGGAGAAACTCAGCGAAGATCTCAAGCAGGCCATGAAAAGCGGCGACAAGCGCCGGGTGGAAACCATCCGCCTGTTGCGGTCGCAACTCAAGGACACGCAGATCGCCAAGATGCGGCCGCTCGAGCCTGAGGAAGAATTGGAAGTCTTGAACAGCGCCGCCAAGCGCCGCCGGGAATCCATCGACGCCTATACCAAAGCCGGGCGCACCGACCTGGTGGCGAACGAGACCGCGGAACTGGACATCATTGCCGCCTATCTACCGCAAGCTCTGAGCCCTGCAGAAATCACCGCTCTCATCGAAACCGCGATTCAGGAGAGCGGCGCCAAGGATCTCAAGGATCTCGGCAAAGTCATGGGGAAAATCATGCCGCTGGCCAAAGGCCGCGCCGACGGCAAGCTGCTGCAGCAACTCGTGCGGGAACGGCTCTCCTGAAACCGGAGACCGCGCTTTCATCATCTCTGCGAAGTGAATCAAGTGGGACTCGTCTATTCCTGGGGCCTCCGGCGGTGCTTGGCCGGCCCGGCGTCCACCGAGGTATGAGGCCATCCAACCGGCCGACGAGCCGCTTTGTTCACTTTTTCTTTTTGGTGCCGGCGGGCTGTTCGCCCCGGCCGCCGGTGCGTGAGGAACCCCGTGCAAATCATCATCAATTTCGCCGATTTCTTCATTCTGGGTGTGCTCGCCTACTTCACCTGGCGCGGCTTCAAGAGCGGCCTTTATGAAAGCCTGCTGGATTTGTTCGGTTTCTTCTTTTGCCTCACGCTTACCCTGATCGCGCTGCCATACTTCGCGCAATTCTTCAGCTACGTCGTGCAACTCCCCCCCAACATGAGCGTGCTGCTCGGCTTCGTGTTCGTGTTTGCGCTGCTGGCCCTGGCCTACCTCTTCTTCGTGAAATGGATCAAAACCATGGTCGCAATGACGGTGAACGAGAAGTTCAACCGCATCACCGGCACCGGGCTGGGGCTCTATCGCGGCGTGTTGATGGCCAGCCTGCTCATGCTGGGGTTCGTGCTGCTGCCGATTCCCCACGTGGTGCAGGGCACGCAGGCACGCAGCCTGCTCATGGCGCGCACCAAGATCATCCTGCCGCTGAACTATGACTATGTGCGCAAGCTCATTCCCGGTCCACCCGGCTTTCGCGAGGCCCTGCAGGCCGCTTACAAGCGCATTGGTGAGCTTGATCCCATCAGCGCGCGCTTGCTGGACGAATTGCCCGGCAAGCCGCCTCCTCCCAAGATGAGCGACTACTGACGCAATGAGTGCTTCACCCCCAGACTATTTTCCTGCTGCGGCTGCCGCCCTGGAGCTTCCCAAAGTGCTCAAACAAGTGGCCGCGGCCGCGCTGTCGTCCGCCGGCGCCGAGGCCATTCTGCATCTGCAGCCGTTGCCCGATTTGCCCAGCGTGCAGGCGCGCCTCGCGGAAGTCACGGAGATGCGCAGTCTGCTCGAATTCGATGATACGTTTCCGATTGCTTCCCTGCCCGACCTGAGCGCGACGCTGCAGCATTTGCGCATTCAGGGCCGCACCCTCGAGATTCAACAGCTCATCGATCTCGCGCGCTTCTCGGCCACCGCCCGGCGCGTGCGCCATTATCTGCTGGCGCGCCGGGAAAAATACCCCGAATTGTTGCGCACGGCGCTGTTGCTCACCAGCCTGCAGGAACACGAACGCGCGCTGGAGAGTGCGCTCAATTTCACCGAGGGCACGGTGAAGGACTCCGCCAGTCCGGTGTTGGCGCGCGTGCGCCGCGAAATTTCCCGCGCGCTCTCCGAGGTGCGCGACCGGCTCGAACGCATCGCCCGCAAGCTGGCGGCGCAGGACATGCTGCGCGAGCAGATGATCACCCTGCGCGAAGGCCGCCTGGTGCTGATGTTGAAAGAGGAGCACCGCCGCCACGTCCCGGGCCTGGTACACGATCACTCTGCCAGCGGCCGCACGGTGTTCGTCGAGCCGATGGAATCGGTGGAAATCAACAACCGCGTGCGCGAGTTGTACAGCGCGGAACGCGATGAAGTCGAGCGCATTCTGCAGATGTTGACCGAGCGCCTGCGCCAGGTTCTGCCGGCGCTGCTCGCCAATCACGAGGGCATGATCGCCATTGACGTGATGCACGCCAAGGCCCAGGCCGCGCGCCAGCTCGCGGCCAGCGCCCCGCAGATGCTGGCCGAGGCCAAACTGAAATTGATCAATGCCTGCCATCCGCTGCTCTTGTTGAAAAATGAAGATCGCCGCAAGGTCGTGCCGCTGGATTTGGAGCTGGGATTTCCCGCAGAGGCGGCGCTGCCGGTGCGCACGCTGCTGATCAGCGGGCCGAATGCCGGCGGCAAAACCGTGGCGCTGAAAACCGTGGGTCTGTTGGCCTTGCTGGCGCGCTGCGGCCTGCACATTCCCGCCTCGCCGGACAGCGCCGTGCCGCTGTGCGAGAACGTCTTTGTCGACATCGGCGACCGGCAGTCGATCGAAGACGATCTTTCCACTTTCACTTCGCACGTCAAGCATTTGGTTGAAATTCTGCGGCGCGCCGGCAGCGGTGATCTCGTGCTGATCGACGAAATCGGCGCGGGCACCGATCCGGAGGCCGGCGCCGCGCTGTCGGTCGCGGTTCTGCGCGAACTCAACCGCCGCGGCTGCTTGACCATCGTCACCACCCATCACGGCGCGTTGAAGACCTTTGCCCAAGAGGAGCCGGGCGTGAGCAACGGCTCGATGGCCTTCGACCGTGAGACGCTGACGCCCACGTATCAATTCCGCGCCGGCCTGCCGGGCGCGAGTTACGCGTTCGAGATTGCCGAGCGCATGGGCATGGCCGCGCCGGTGATTGCAGCGGCGCGCACCCTGGTGGGCGTGGAAAAAGTCAACGTCGAAGAACTGCTCAACGAGCTGCAAAACAAACTGGCGCAACAGCAGCAGCTCAATGAAAAGCTGCAGGTGGAGGAAACCCGCTTACGCGGCCTGCAGAAGCTGTATGAGGAACGCGAGCAGAGTCTGCGGGCGCAGGTGCAGGAGATCAAAAAGAAGGCGCATGCCGAAGCCGAAGCGCTGCTGCAAAACGCCAACGCCATCATCGAAAACGCGGTGCGGGAGATTCGCGAAACCAATGCGGCACGGGAGGCGATCAAAGCGGGCAGGGAAAATCTGGCTGCGCTGCGCGAGCGCCTCGCGCGCGAGAACCAGCTCGAGGAGCCACCGCCGCCGGCAACGGATGAAACCGGGATCGCAAAATTCGAAATCGGCATGCCGGTGAAATGGCTGAAGCAGGGCGCGCTCGCGACGGTGTTGGAACTGCCGGATTCCTCCGGCAAAGTGCTGGTGGCCGCGGGCGCTTTGCGGGCGCGCGTGCCGGTGGGTGATTTGCGCGCGGTGAGGGCCGGCAGGAAAACCGAACCCGCGGCACTGCCGAAAGCGAGCGTGCAGGAGGCTGCCCGCCATGCGGAAATCGATCTGCGCGGCATGCGCGTGGACGAGGCACTCGCCATGGTGGACAAGTTTCTCGATGATGCCTTGTTGGCGGGCTGGAACGAAGTCCGGCTGATTCACGGCAAGGGCACGGGCGCGCTGCGCCAAAGCATTGCCAATCATCTCAAGACGCTGCCGCACGTGAAGAGTAGCCGGCTGGGCCAGTTTGGCGAGGGTGACGTCGGCGTGACGGTGGTGGAGCTGGCCTAGCACGGGCGAGACAGCAATCAGCACCGCAGTCTTGTCATTCCAAGATGCCAGAGCAGTAGTTTCACCATCAGGAAACGGGTTCGGCGGCTGACCCCGAGGCGCGCAGATTGTGTTTGCTTGCATCGGCGCAACCGGCTTCGCCCAGTTTTCTGACCTGCCGGGAGCCGGAGAGTGGCAGGCAACACACAAGATCAAAAAGCCTCGATTGGAAGATTCAAGTATCAGGACTCCTTTCCGCGTTTTGGTCAACCCTGATCGCGCGGCATTGCAAATGAATTTGGTTGGGACTAGTGCACTGTTACCTTGAAAAGTAAATCCACTATCATTGTCATCCAGCAAGGATCCTGTGAAGCGTTGGGAACAGTGCCAAGCATGGTAAAAGATTCGTCTGAATGACGCAGCGCGGCAACTTGCCGCAACCAAATCTGTCAACCGCGAATTAACGCTAATCAACGCGAATAAAAATTTGCGTACATTCGCGTGAATTAGCGGTTCGCGAAAATCTTCGCGGTTGTGATGTTTTTCCGGAGTAATACTATATCGAGAGATCACATCCACGAATCAAGGTGACAGACATCTATAAGCGTTGCGTGATGATAACGAGTAACGAAAAACTTCTCGCTGTCGCCGGTGAAGCTGCCGAGCTGGCCGGCCGCATCCTGCTGGCCCGCTGGCGCGACCGGCCGGCTTTGCAGGTCGATCACAAAGCCGAGTTCGATTTTGTCACCGAAGTCGACCGGCAGAGCGAGCAGGCGATTGTGGCACACCTGCGCCGCCATTTTCCCCAACACAAAATGCTGGCGGAGGAGGGCGGCACCTCGGGCGGCGGCGGTGAGGTGGAGTGGATCATCGATCCGCTCGACGGCACCACGAATTTCATTCACGGGGTGCCTTGTTTTGCGGTGTCGATTGCCGCGCGCCGCCAGGGTGAAATCGTCGCTGGCGTCGTGTTCGACCCGTTGCGCCAGGAGCAATTCACTGCCGTGCGCGGTGGCGGCGCCTTTCGCAACGGCGAGCGCTTGCGGGTTTCCTCGAGTCAGCGTTTGCAGGAGTGTTTGATTGCCACCGGTTTTCCCTTTCGCGCGAAGCATCTGGCCGGTTCCTATCTGCGCATGTTTCACAGCTTTTTCGCGCAGGTGCGAGACTTGCGCCGCATGGGCTCCGCCAGCCTCGATCTGGCCCTGGTGGCGGCCGGCGTGTTCGATGGTTTCTGGGAGTATGATTTGAACCCGTGGGATTTTGCCGCGGGCACCCTGTTGGTCGAAGAAGCCGGCGGCAGCATCAGCGGCTTCACTCCCGAGGAGAATTTTTGGGAGAGCGGCAATATCGTCGCGAGCAACGGCCACGTGCATGCGCTCATGCAAGCTCTGATCGCCGCGCCCGCGGACTCTTGAGAAAATGTTCCTGCAACGGCCTGGCCGATGCATCAAAATCCTCAGAGTTTCCACGCCACTGGAAGTTTTGGAAACCTCGGCCCAGCCGGGGTCGGAACGCTCTCGGATGGACACTCGTGCACTGGCACCTTAGTTCTTGTGACTATTTTGTCCGTCATTCAGATGGAATCTTGTGAAGCATGCGGCCAGGAGCGAATTTTCACAAGATTCTTTCAGAATGACATTCAGGGTGTGGATATATTTTTCAGGGTAACAATGTACGCCAGATTTCAGACAAGCTGAAACCTGAAGCCCGCGGGCAGCAACAAGCCCGATTCGTACACTGTTGTCTCGCACGAGGCATCCACCACCACTGTCATCCAGTAAGGATCTTGTGAAAATTTGGGTACACTCCCCTGCCATTCACCTAAAAAGCTCACGGCGAAGAACGCGGAGAAGGACTCTCTTGATTTTGAAACTCCGCGCTCTTCACGGCGCAAGCGTTTGCTTTGTGGTCAAGAATCTTACAGAATTCTATTCTGACTTTGCGCGTCTTACGGCCAAGTTCTCTGTGGCTTTGATTCTCATCTTTGATTCCGAGTGTCATTCAGAAGGAATCCGGTGAGATACTCGGCGCCGCGCGCAAGTCTTCACAGGATCCTTGCCGGATGACAGTCAGGCTGGCTGAACTTTTCAAAGTAACCGCGCGCCGGCTGCCATTCGCAACGCAGTTGAATTTCTTGGCGGGACACGACTTCACATGATCGCCCCTTATCGCATCGTTGGCCGCATCAAAGGTTTGCTGTTCGTCGCCGCCGTCGCCATCATCATCACCCTGCTTTGGCACACGCAAAACCTGGTGAAAGGGCTGCGGCAGGAAGCGCGCAACGTG
This genomic window from bacterium contains:
- the rpsU gene encoding 30S ribosomal protein S21 — its product is MPAVKVREGESFEKALRRFTKACEKAGLMSELKKRRHFEKPSEKKKRKMKIARRKARRLATLESR
- a CDS encoding GatB/YqeY domain-containing protein, producing the protein MTLLEKLSEDLKQAMKSGDKRRVETIRLLRSQLKDTQIAKMRPLEPEEELEVLNSAAKRRRESIDAYTKAGRTDLVANETAELDIIAAYLPQALSPAEITALIETAIQESGAKDLKDLGKVMGKIMPLAKGRADGKLLQQLVRERLS
- a CDS encoding CvpA family protein gives rise to the protein MQIIINFADFFILGVLAYFTWRGFKSGLYESLLDLFGFFFCLTLTLIALPYFAQFFSYVVQLPPNMSVLLGFVFVFALLALAYLFFVKWIKTMVAMTVNEKFNRITGTGLGLYRGVLMASLLMLGFVLLPIPHVVQGTQARSLLMARTKIILPLNYDYVRKLIPGPPGFREALQAAYKRIGELDPISARLLDELPGKPPPPKMSDY
- a CDS encoding endonuclease MutS2, whose translation is MSASPPDYFPAAAAALELPKVLKQVAAAALSSAGAEAILHLQPLPDLPSVQARLAEVTEMRSLLEFDDTFPIASLPDLSATLQHLRIQGRTLEIQQLIDLARFSATARRVRHYLLARREKYPELLRTALLLTSLQEHERALESALNFTEGTVKDSASPVLARVRREISRALSEVRDRLERIARKLAAQDMLREQMITLREGRLVLMLKEEHRRHVPGLVHDHSASGRTVFVEPMESVEINNRVRELYSAERDEVERILQMLTERLRQVLPALLANHEGMIAIDVMHAKAQAARQLAASAPQMLAEAKLKLINACHPLLLLKNEDRRKVVPLDLELGFPAEAALPVRTLLISGPNAGGKTVALKTVGLLALLARCGLHIPASPDSAVPLCENVFVDIGDRQSIEDDLSTFTSHVKHLVEILRRAGSGDLVLIDEIGAGTDPEAGAALSVAVLRELNRRGCLTIVTTHHGALKTFAQEEPGVSNGSMAFDRETLTPTYQFRAGLPGASYAFEIAERMGMAAPVIAAARTLVGVEKVNVEELLNELQNKLAQQQQLNEKLQVEETRLRGLQKLYEEREQSLRAQVQEIKKKAHAEAEALLQNANAIIENAVREIRETNAAREAIKAGRENLAALRERLARENQLEEPPPPATDETGIAKFEIGMPVKWLKQGALATVLELPDSSGKVLVAAGALRARVPVGDLRAVRAGRKTEPAALPKASVQEAARHAEIDLRGMRVDEALAMVDKFLDDALLAGWNEVRLIHGKGTGALRQSIANHLKTLPHVKSSRLGQFGEGDVGVTVVELA
- a CDS encoding inositol monophosphatase gives rise to the protein MTDIYKRCVMITSNEKLLAVAGEAAELAGRILLARWRDRPALQVDHKAEFDFVTEVDRQSEQAIVAHLRRHFPQHKMLAEEGGTSGGGGEVEWIIDPLDGTTNFIHGVPCFAVSIAARRQGEIVAGVVFDPLRQEQFTAVRGGGAFRNGERLRVSSSQRLQECLIATGFPFRAKHLAGSYLRMFHSFFAQVRDLRRMGSASLDLALVAAGVFDGFWEYDLNPWDFAAGTLLVEEAGGSISGFTPEENFWESGNIVASNGHVHALMQALIAAPADS